A window from Streptomyces sp. NBC_00335 encodes these proteins:
- a CDS encoding PIN domain nuclease, translating to MTERFLIDKSALARYPKPAVHKVVFPLHVAGVLAVCGAVELEVMYSARSKADAERVRKGMGAFDWLPTPDETWDRALDVQRKLIEGGNWKALSLPDLIIAATAERHGATVLHYDGDYDMIAEVTGQPMRWVVPRGTAD from the coding sequence ATGACCGAGCGCTTCCTGATCGACAAGTCTGCGCTGGCGCGCTACCCCAAGCCGGCCGTGCACAAGGTCGTCTTCCCGCTGCACGTCGCCGGAGTCCTTGCCGTGTGCGGGGCCGTGGAGTTGGAGGTGATGTACAGCGCCCGCTCGAAGGCCGATGCGGAGCGGGTCCGCAAGGGCATGGGCGCCTTCGACTGGCTCCCCACTCCCGACGAGACGTGGGACCGGGCCTTGGACGTGCAGAGAAAGCTCATCGAGGGGGGCAACTGGAAGGCGCTCTCGCTCCCGGACCTGATCATCGCCGCGACCGCCGAACGGCACGGAGCCACCGTCCTGCACTATGACGGCGACTACGACATGATCGCCGAGGTCACCGGCCAGCCGATGCGGTGGGTCGTCCCGCGGGGAACGGCCGACTGA
- a CDS encoding DUF6086 family protein, with amino-acid sequence MSQYYDLGDETLWNPSNGAARLFHRQVALFEADLGLPSGIGPMENDECQIDPAALGLFAGALVARHGLTGHAVIRALSGGFVAAVLVLAERAGAQVYWPQPADSLEGARDVQVPLAASYESLAESELRAAARELSGRMPR; translated from the coding sequence ATGAGTCAGTATTACGACCTTGGTGATGAGACTCTTTGGAACCCGTCGAATGGCGCCGCCCGACTCTTCCACCGCCAAGTGGCCCTCTTCGAGGCGGACCTCGGCCTCCCGTCGGGCATCGGTCCGATGGAGAACGACGAGTGTCAGATCGACCCGGCCGCTCTCGGCCTCTTTGCCGGAGCCCTCGTGGCCCGCCACGGACTCACCGGCCATGCCGTGATCCGTGCCCTCTCGGGGGGATTCGTCGCCGCCGTGCTGGTGCTGGCGGAGCGGGCGGGGGCGCAGGTGTACTGGCCGCAGCCTGCCGATTCGCTGGAGGGGGCGCGGGACGTCCAGGTGCCGCTCGCAGCCTCCTACGAGTCCTTGGCGGAGTCCGAGCTGCGCGCGGCCGCACGGGAGTTGTCCGGGAGGATGCCGCGCTGA
- a CDS encoding IclR family transcriptional regulator, translating into MPVQGAPQGVGRSSTTGSGSGSVGSTSAGSTSALEKTLRVTEALTAFGGPHRLAELSAAAGVPKSSTYRILVSLVEQGYAVTDGEGSYGLGLRLRTLAAEISTERPEGIGALLEFLQKCTGQSVHLALRSGNALTYIRTIESGRSCRASSRVGARIPLHATAIGKAVLAHLPPEEAEDILRATGMPALTRRTLTDREGLAAELRTVRERGYAVADEEYEPAVRCLGAPVFDRAGVPVGGVGLTAAALLGTRAELERFSPALLQAARGVQRLLQLGG; encoded by the coding sequence GTGCCGGTTCAGGGCGCGCCACAAGGCGTCGGCCGGAGCTCCACGACAGGCAGCGGCAGCGGCAGCGTCGGCAGCACCAGCGCCGGCAGCACCAGCGCCCTGGAGAAGACCCTGCGGGTCACCGAGGCGCTGACCGCGTTCGGCGGCCCGCACCGGCTCGCGGAGCTGTCGGCCGCCGCCGGGGTGCCCAAGTCCAGTACGTACCGGATCCTGGTCTCCCTCGTCGAGCAGGGCTACGCCGTCACCGACGGCGAGGGCAGCTACGGGCTGGGCCTGCGGCTGCGCACCCTGGCCGCCGAGATCTCCACCGAGCGGCCCGAGGGCATCGGCGCGCTGCTCGAATTCCTCCAGAAGTGCACCGGGCAGTCCGTCCACCTGGCACTGCGCAGCGGCAACGCGCTCACGTACATCCGCACGATCGAGAGCGGCCGGTCCTGCCGGGCCTCCTCGCGCGTCGGCGCGCGCATCCCCCTGCACGCCACCGCGATCGGCAAGGCCGTCCTCGCGCACCTGCCGCCCGAGGAGGCCGAGGACATCCTGCGGGCCACCGGGATGCCCGCCCTGACCCGGCGGACCCTCACCGACCGGGAGGGCCTCGCGGCCGAACTGCGTACGGTCCGGGAGCGCGGCTACGCCGTCGCCGACGAGGAGTACGAGCCCGCGGTCCGCTGCCTGGGAGCGCCGGTCTTCGACCGCGCCGGCGTGCCGGTGGGCGGGGTCGGTCTGACCGCCGCCGCCCTCCTGGGCACGCGGGCGGAGCTGGAGCGGTTCTCGCCGGCGCTGCTCCAGGCCGCGCGGGGCGTGCAGCGGCTGCTGCAGCTCGGGGGCTGA
- a CDS encoding NUDIX hydrolase, whose protein sequence is MRTPRQAARIVVLNPAGSVFLFRENNVEVGVHWLPPGGGIDPGETPEECVRRELREETGWTDLEPERLLCTWEHDFTHTGTPVRQHEHIYVTTGPHRDPVPEYPGAHWRWLSPRNLATLGEPLWPPRLAELLSETPSEPVHLGLLA, encoded by the coding sequence ATGCGAACTCCACGGCAGGCCGCAAGAATCGTCGTCCTCAACCCCGCCGGATCCGTGTTCCTCTTCCGCGAGAACAACGTGGAAGTCGGCGTCCACTGGCTGCCGCCCGGCGGTGGCATCGACCCCGGGGAGACCCCCGAGGAGTGCGTACGGCGGGAGTTGCGGGAAGAGACGGGCTGGACGGACCTGGAGCCGGAGCGGCTGCTCTGCACCTGGGAGCACGACTTCACCCACACGGGCACCCCCGTACGCCAGCACGAGCACATCTACGTGACCACCGGCCCGCACCGCGATCCGGTACCGGAGTACCCCGGGGCCCACTGGCGGTGGCTCTCCCCGCGGAACCTCGCCACCCTCGGCGAACCGCTGTGGCCGCCGCGCCTCGCGGAGCTGCTCAGTGAGACCCCCTCCGAGCCGGTGCACTTGGGGCTACTCGCCTGA
- a CDS encoding trypsin-like serine peptidase, producing MAFAGALFEGDVTGDHFCTATVVHSPGRNLIVTAGHCLLAGRIGDGGASFAPAYADGRAPYGTWKIAEVFEDPRWANGKNDDYDLAFARLAPDASGRTIEDVTGAAVLDTTGRTDELVTVTGYPSDRKVARSCLSRAVRLSATEQRFDCADFPGGTSGSSWIAADGKIIGVLTGGDTDDVSTSTILTDYAAQLYARATGGGTGGGTVAGTGAGTVAATVSGTGR from the coding sequence GTGGCCTTCGCCGGGGCGCTGTTCGAGGGAGATGTGACCGGCGATCACTTCTGTACGGCGACCGTCGTGCACAGCCCCGGGCGGAACTTGATCGTCACCGCCGGCCACTGCCTGCTCGCCGGCCGGATCGGCGACGGCGGAGCCTCCTTCGCACCCGCGTACGCGGACGGGCGGGCCCCGTACGGCACCTGGAAGATCGCGGAGGTCTTCGAGGACCCGCGCTGGGCGAACGGCAAGAACGACGACTACGACCTCGCCTTCGCCCGCCTCGCCCCCGACGCCTCGGGCCGCACCATCGAGGACGTCACCGGCGCCGCCGTCCTGGACACCACGGGACGCACGGACGAGCTGGTCACGGTGACGGGCTACCCGTCGGACCGCAAGGTCGCGCGCAGCTGCCTGTCCCGCGCGGTGCGGCTGAGCGCCACGGAACAGCGCTTCGACTGTGCGGACTTCCCCGGCGGCACGAGCGGCAGCTCGTGGATCGCCGCTGACGGAAAGATCATCGGCGTTCTGACCGGCGGTGACACGGACGACGTCTCTACCAGCACGATCCTGACCGACTACGCGGCGCAGCTGTACGCGCGGGCGACGGGTGGGGGAACGGGTGGGGGGACGGTCGCGGGGACAGGTGCGGGGACGGTTGCGGCGACGGTTTCGGGGACGGGCAGATGA
- a CDS encoding type II toxin-antitoxin system VapB family antitoxin produces MARTVIDVDDALLAEAAELFGTKTKVATVNAALQDVVNRRKREDFLNWIAEGGLPDLTGPVEPAAETFEDAEHVRDRAA; encoded by the coding sequence ATGGCCAGAACCGTGATCGACGTCGACGACGCCCTGCTGGCGGAGGCCGCGGAGCTCTTCGGTACGAAAACGAAGGTGGCGACGGTGAACGCGGCCCTTCAGGACGTGGTCAACCGGCGCAAGCGGGAAGACTTCCTGAACTGGATCGCCGAGGGCGGACTGCCCGACCTGACCGGCCCGGTCGAGCCGGCCGCGGAGACCTTCGAGGATGCGGAGCACGTTCGGGACAGGGCGGCATGA
- a CDS encoding alpha/beta fold hydrolase, which translates to MLATLAAVTATTALAAPAATLLPLFAHRALRRAQAAKELRIESPHGIDEQGFVRIGGIDQWISVRGEDRANPVVVEIHGGPGASNSIYTSRTRSWERHFTIVRWDMRGAGKTFGHGGPEGQGEVTFERLYEDALEVTHHARELLGAERVVLLANSYGSVFGLRLARNHPELYSAYVGTDQNIHTGGRDTSAYDGLRERLRAAGKAKQLAQVEAIGADPHAWTPKQQATYAKLCTQSDPLTLATLKKVVLGSMWLSPLHSLRDLRDFFRGQSFSERITEGTAKLDDQADGTRFEIPFFIFQGEHDVLAPTATAKAFFDEVDAPMKRFAVIEDCSHWASFARPDRFLELLQTHVLPAVVGEHRADA; encoded by the coding sequence ATGCTTGCCACCCTTGCCGCCGTCACCGCCACCACCGCCCTCGCCGCTCCGGCGGCCACGCTCCTCCCCCTCTTCGCCCACCGCGCCCTGCGCCGCGCACAGGCCGCCAAGGAGCTGCGGATCGAATCCCCGCACGGCATCGACGAGCAGGGCTTCGTCCGCATCGGCGGCATCGACCAGTGGATCTCGGTCCGCGGTGAGGACCGGGCCAATCCGGTCGTCGTCGAGATCCACGGCGGCCCCGGCGCGAGCAACTCCATCTACACGTCCCGCACCCGCAGTTGGGAGCGGCACTTCACGATCGTCCGCTGGGACATGCGCGGCGCCGGCAAGACCTTCGGCCACGGCGGCCCGGAGGGCCAGGGTGAGGTCACCTTCGAGCGGCTCTACGAGGACGCCCTGGAGGTCACCCACCACGCCCGGGAGCTGCTGGGCGCCGAGCGGGTGGTGCTCCTGGCCAACTCCTACGGCAGCGTCTTCGGGCTGCGGCTGGCCCGCAACCACCCCGAGCTCTACTCCGCATACGTGGGCACCGACCAGAACATCCACACCGGCGGCCGCGACACCTCCGCCTACGACGGCCTCCGGGAGCGGCTGCGCGCCGCCGGGAAGGCGAAGCAGCTCGCGCAGGTCGAGGCGATCGGAGCCGACCCGCACGCGTGGACCCCGAAGCAGCAGGCGACGTACGCCAAGCTCTGCACACAGAGCGATCCGCTGACGCTGGCCACGCTCAAGAAGGTGGTTCTGGGTTCGATGTGGCTGTCGCCGCTGCACTCGCTGCGCGATCTGCGGGACTTCTTCCGCGGGCAGTCCTTCTCGGAGCGGATCACCGAGGGGACGGCGAAGCTCGACGACCAGGCCGACGGGACGCGCTTCGAGATCCCGTTCTTCATCTTCCAGGGCGAGCACGACGTACTCGCTCCGACGGCCACGGCCAAGGCCTTCTTCGACGAGGTCGATGCCCCGATGAAGCGGTTCGCCGTCATCGAGGACTGCAGCCACTGGGCCTCGTTCGCCCGCCCCGACCGCTTCCTGGAACTCCTCCAGACCCACGTCCTCCCGGCAGTCGTGGGCGAGCACCGCGCGGACGCATGA
- a CDS encoding cytochrome P450 family protein, giving the protein MPTPSLPTPPPDLLAARVRDPYPYFAWLREHAPAHVERRDGRPAVWQISRYEDVRALLTDERLSKDPGRVPGYVAGPAGLNRHLVHADPPDHTRLRTLVNTAFVPRRIAQLEPFITDTAHLLLDRIESHAHVDVIGDFAAPLTFRMICAILGVPEELDNAETRDTLMATIAPAPGLDPARVEDALHALLDRLVTTKRTGGEQSGVDLLGALVRASDESGAMSEEELRSTAYLLLLVGHDTTMNLIGNGTLALLRNPREAARLTSPGLVTTAVEELLRYDSPVRDATFRCAAESIALHGQVIAEGDIVSLLIGSANRDGLRFPEPDRLDLGRTPNDHLAFGYGPHFCIGAALARLEGAVALPLLLQRLGSVTLAKPAEELPWRPARVMRGLAALPVVRT; this is encoded by the coding sequence GTGCCCACTCCCTCCCTCCCCACCCCGCCCCCCGACCTACTGGCCGCGCGGGTTCGGGACCCGTACCCCTACTTCGCCTGGCTGCGTGAGCACGCACCCGCCCACGTCGAGCGTCGCGACGGACGGCCCGCCGTGTGGCAGATCTCCCGCTACGAGGACGTCCGGGCCCTGCTCACCGACGAGCGGCTGAGCAAGGACCCGGGCCGGGTGCCCGGCTATGTTGCGGGGCCGGCCGGGCTGAACCGGCATCTGGTCCACGCCGATCCGCCGGATCACACCCGGCTGCGGACTCTGGTGAACACCGCCTTCGTGCCCCGCCGCATCGCCCAACTGGAACCCTTCATCACGGACACCGCGCACCTGCTGCTGGACCGGATCGAGAGCCACGCGCACGTGGACGTGATCGGGGACTTCGCCGCTCCCCTGACGTTCCGGATGATCTGCGCGATCCTCGGTGTCCCCGAGGAGCTGGACAACGCGGAGACCCGGGACACCCTCATGGCCACCATCGCGCCTGCTCCGGGGCTGGATCCGGCCCGGGTGGAGGACGCCCTGCACGCGCTGCTCGACCGGCTCGTCACCACGAAACGCACAGGGGGCGAGCAGAGCGGAGTGGACCTGCTGGGTGCTCTCGTACGGGCCAGTGACGAGAGCGGGGCGATGAGCGAGGAGGAGCTGCGGTCCACCGCGTACCTCCTGCTGCTGGTCGGACACGACACCACCATGAACCTCATCGGAAACGGCACCCTCGCCCTGCTCCGCAACCCCCGCGAGGCCGCCCGGCTCACCTCACCGGGGCTCGTCACCACCGCCGTCGAGGAGCTCCTGCGCTACGACTCCCCGGTGCGTGACGCGACCTTCCGCTGCGCAGCAGAATCGATCGCTCTCCACGGTCAGGTGATCGCCGAGGGGGACATCGTCAGCCTCCTGATCGGCTCGGCGAACCGGGACGGCCTCCGCTTCCCCGAGCCGGACCGACTCGACCTCGGGCGGACGCCCAACGACCACCTCGCCTTCGGCTACGGCCCCCACTTCTGCATCGGTGCCGCGCTGGCCCGCCTCGAAGGTGCGGTCGCGCTCCCCCTCCTCCTCCAGCGCCTGGGCAGCGTCACGTTGGCCAAGCCCGCCGAAGAACTCCCCTGGCGGCCGGCCCGAGTCATGCGCGGCCTGGCCGCGCTGCCCGTCGTACGGACCTGA
- a CDS encoding crotonase/enoyl-CoA hydratase family protein, translating into MPDPTLTPTPKPTPTLTPTPILLTHPAPGVLLITLNRPRVRNAVNRPLAEALDAALTRLEDDPSLAVGILTGAEGHFCSGMDLKAFPTEGVPVVAERGLAGLTRARLRKPLIAAVEGAAVAGGFELALACDLITAADTAFFALPEVARGLIAAEGGAIRLPGRLPYHVAMEMLLTAAPLSATDAARYGLVNRLTPEGRALEAALALSARIQAHSPHAVHITKQIVQNTRGLDDHAAYAVQDPLSEPVFATTAATEGARAFTQKRSPAWNEPLASRPL; encoded by the coding sequence ATGCCCGACCCAACCCTCACCCCCACGCCCAAACCCACCCCCACCCTCACCCCCACCCCCATCCTCCTAACCCACCCCGCCCCCGGCGTCCTACTCATCACCCTCAACAGACCCCGTGTCCGCAACGCCGTAAACCGGCCACTCGCCGAGGCCCTCGACGCGGCCCTCACCCGGCTGGAGGACGATCCATCCCTGGCCGTCGGCATCCTCACCGGTGCGGAGGGGCACTTCTGCTCAGGGATGGACCTCAAGGCCTTCCCCACCGAAGGCGTGCCCGTCGTCGCCGAACGGGGGCTGGCCGGGCTGACCCGTGCCCGGCTGCGCAAGCCGCTGATCGCCGCCGTCGAGGGTGCCGCCGTCGCCGGGGGCTTCGAGCTGGCCCTCGCCTGCGACCTGATCACTGCGGCCGACACCGCGTTCTTCGCCCTGCCCGAGGTGGCCCGCGGGCTCATCGCCGCCGAAGGCGGGGCGATCCGCCTGCCCGGCCGGCTCCCGTACCACGTGGCCATGGAGATGCTCCTGACCGCGGCGCCCCTGTCCGCCACCGACGCGGCCCGCTACGGGCTGGTCAACCGCCTCACCCCCGAAGGCCGGGCCCTCGAAGCGGCCCTCGCCCTGAGCGCCCGCATCCAGGCCCACTCCCCCCACGCCGTCCACATCACGAAGCAGATCGTCCAGAACACCCGAGGCCTGGACGACCACGCCGCCTACGCCGTCCAAGACCCGCTCAGCGAACCCGTGTTCGCCACCACCGCCGCCACGGAGGGGGCCCGAGCCTTCACCCAGAAACGTTCTCCCGCCTGGAACGAGCCTCTGGCGTCCCGCCCCCTCTGA
- a CDS encoding AfsR/SARP family transcriptional regulator → MDGTPAIPHQRNHPESGDTAIAAAAEPGVEAAPAAEPGTRATTATGTPPTPSAAAASAAGGNRFSVLGPIRAWRGGEALSSGTPQQRALLAVLLLRDGRTVTAPELIDAIWGEDPPQQALATIRTYASRLRKILEPGLLVSESGGYAIRLPHPEALDLGIARALAADAEAARAGSTAAGTSATTGTGTSAGKSDATPAGKGDRALARTLLARALDVWDGEPLAGVPGPHADTERTRLAEWRLQLLESRLDLDLELGHHAEAVSELTALTAAHPLRERLRELLMLALYRSGRQAEALAVYADTRRLLADELGVDPRPELAELQRRILRADSELARAEDPAPAAAPVHVRPAQLPATVSDFTGRTSFVRDLGQILTGAEGQVMAVSALAGIGGVGKTTLAVHVAHAARPHFPDGQLYVDLQGTEARPAEPEAVLGSFLRALGTPDTSIPDSPAERAALYRSTLDGRRVLVLLDNARDAAQVRPLLPGTAGCAALVTSRVRMAGLAGAHLVDLDVMSPDEALQLFTRIVGAERVGAERQAALDVVGACGFLPLAIRIAASRLAARRTWTVSVLAAKLADERRRLDELQAGDLAVKATFELGYGQLEPAQQRAFRLLGLPDGPDISLAAAAAVLDRPEHDTEDLLEALVDCSLLESAAPGRYRFHDLVRLYARACAERDEQPPSARDAALDRLLDFYLATAAGVYGLERPGDRLVAHLSATRHPGLVFTEPHSAQDWLYAEADPLLACVRQASVRTTGREDLLRRAVDLLWAAKDLAESGANSKQYESAATALRDAAEAAKDPYAEGRARTTLTNTHLVAGRFAEADAEASRAMVLARTAGDLLPSCWAPNDRGIIAIYEGRYDDGERYLLEAIANFRADANHVGEASALCNLSRIHVEQGRLASAIELAEQGIAIYDRMGLTLRLANGRYALGIALTKAERLSEAHSQLTDALALFHENRQPLWEGVTHFRLAMVHLAARRPTLAASHAEQAIALRGIGGEWNRARVLTVLGRALRQLGQRDRARVCWRDAEVVFTQLGSPELAEVRALLAAEIAA, encoded by the coding sequence ATGGACGGCACACCGGCCATCCCGCACCAGCGGAACCACCCCGAGTCCGGTGACACCGCCATTGCCGCAGCCGCGGAACCCGGAGTCGAAGCAGCGCCCGCCGCGGAACCCGGGACCCGAGCCACCACCGCCACCGGGACCCCGCCGACACCCTCCGCCGCCGCTGCCTCCGCCGCCGGAGGCAACCGGTTCTCCGTGCTCGGACCCATCCGCGCCTGGCGCGGCGGCGAGGCCCTGAGCTCCGGGACCCCGCAGCAGCGGGCCCTGCTCGCCGTGCTCCTGCTCCGCGACGGCCGCACCGTGACCGCGCCCGAGCTCATCGACGCCATCTGGGGCGAGGACCCGCCGCAGCAGGCCCTCGCGACCATCCGTACGTACGCCTCGCGCCTGCGCAAGATCCTCGAACCGGGGCTCCTCGTCAGCGAGTCCGGCGGCTACGCGATCCGCCTGCCCCACCCCGAGGCCCTGGACCTCGGCATCGCCCGGGCCCTCGCCGCCGACGCCGAGGCCGCGCGCGCCGGAAGCACCGCCGCAGGCACCAGCGCCACCACCGGCACCGGCACCAGCGCCGGGAAGAGCGACGCCACCCCCGCCGGCAAGGGCGACCGCGCGCTCGCCCGTACCCTGCTGGCCCGCGCCCTGGACGTATGGGACGGCGAACCGCTGGCCGGCGTACCCGGGCCGCACGCCGACACCGAACGCACCCGGCTCGCCGAGTGGCGCCTCCAGCTGCTGGAGAGCCGCCTCGACCTGGACCTGGAGCTCGGCCACCACGCCGAGGCCGTCTCCGAACTCACCGCGCTCACCGCCGCCCACCCGCTGCGGGAGCGGCTGCGCGAGCTGCTGATGCTCGCCCTCTACCGCAGCGGCCGCCAGGCCGAGGCCCTCGCCGTGTACGCCGACACCCGCCGGCTCCTCGCCGACGAACTCGGCGTCGACCCGCGCCCCGAACTCGCCGAGCTCCAGCGGCGCATCCTGCGGGCCGACTCCGAGCTGGCCCGCGCCGAAGACCCGGCACCGGCCGCAGCGCCCGTACACGTGAGACCCGCCCAATTGCCCGCCACCGTCTCCGACTTCACCGGCCGCACCAGCTTCGTCCGGGACCTCGGCCAGATCCTCACGGGCGCCGAGGGCCAGGTGATGGCGGTGTCCGCCCTCGCCGGCATCGGCGGCGTCGGCAAGACCACCCTCGCCGTGCACGTCGCGCACGCCGCCCGCCCGCACTTCCCCGACGGGCAGCTGTACGTCGACCTCCAGGGCACCGAGGCCCGCCCCGCCGAGCCCGAAGCCGTCCTCGGTTCCTTCCTGCGCGCGCTGGGCACCCCCGACACCTCCATCCCCGACTCCCCCGCCGAACGGGCCGCGCTCTACCGCTCCACGCTCGACGGTCGCCGCGTCCTGGTCCTCCTCGACAACGCCCGCGACGCGGCCCAGGTCCGCCCGCTGCTCCCGGGCACCGCGGGCTGCGCCGCCCTCGTCACCAGCCGGGTCCGGATGGCCGGCCTGGCCGGCGCGCACCTCGTCGACCTCGACGTGATGAGCCCCGACGAGGCGCTCCAGCTGTTCACCCGGATCGTGGGGGCCGAGCGGGTCGGCGCCGAGCGCCAGGCCGCCCTCGACGTGGTCGGCGCCTGCGGGTTCCTGCCGCTGGCCATCCGCATCGCCGCCTCCCGGCTCGCCGCCCGCCGCACCTGGACCGTGTCCGTGCTCGCCGCGAAGCTCGCCGACGAGCGCCGCCGCCTGGACGAGCTCCAGGCCGGCGACCTCGCCGTCAAGGCCACCTTCGAGCTGGGCTACGGGCAGCTGGAGCCCGCGCAGCAGCGCGCGTTCCGCCTGCTGGGGCTGCCCGACGGGCCGGACATCTCCCTCGCGGCGGCAGCCGCCGTACTCGACCGGCCGGAGCACGACACCGAGGACCTGCTCGAAGCCTTAGTGGACTGCTCCCTCCTCGAATCGGCCGCGCCCGGCCGCTACCGCTTCCACGACCTCGTACGCCTCTACGCGCGTGCCTGCGCCGAGCGCGACGAGCAGCCGCCGAGCGCGCGCGACGCCGCCCTCGACCGGCTGCTGGACTTCTACCTGGCCACCGCCGCCGGGGTGTACGGCCTGGAGCGGCCCGGCGACCGGCTCGTGGCCCACCTGTCGGCCACCCGCCACCCCGGCCTGGTCTTCACCGAGCCGCATTCCGCCCAGGACTGGCTGTACGCCGAAGCCGACCCGCTGCTGGCGTGCGTACGGCAGGCCTCCGTACGCACGACCGGGCGCGAGGACCTGCTGCGCCGGGCCGTGGACCTGCTGTGGGCGGCCAAGGACCTCGCCGAGTCGGGTGCCAACTCCAAGCAGTACGAGTCGGCCGCGACGGCGCTGCGCGACGCGGCAGAGGCCGCGAAGGACCCGTACGCCGAGGGGCGCGCCCGCACCACGCTCACCAACACCCACCTGGTCGCGGGGCGGTTCGCCGAGGCAGATGCCGAGGCCAGCCGCGCCATGGTGCTCGCCCGCACCGCCGGGGATCTGCTGCCCAGCTGCTGGGCGCCCAACGACCGGGGCATCATCGCCATCTACGAGGGCCGCTACGACGACGGCGAGCGGTACCTGCTGGAGGCCATCGCGAACTTCCGCGCCGACGCCAACCACGTCGGCGAGGCCAGCGCCCTGTGCAACCTCTCCCGCATCCACGTGGAGCAGGGCCGGCTCGCCAGCGCCATAGAGCTCGCCGAGCAGGGCATCGCCATCTACGACCGGATGGGGCTCACCCTGCGCCTGGCCAACGGCCGTTACGCGCTGGGCATCGCCCTCACGAAGGCCGAGCGGCTCTCGGAGGCGCACTCCCAGCTCACCGACGCGCTCGCCCTGTTCCACGAGAACCGGCAGCCCTTGTGGGAGGGCGTGACGCACTTCCGGCTCGCCATGGTCCACCTCGCGGCGCGCCGGCCCACGCTGGCCGCCTCGCACGCCGAACAGGCCATCGCCCTGCGGGGGATCGGCGGCGAGTGGAATCGCGCCAGGGTGCTGACCGTGCTCGGCAGGGCGCTGCGCCAGCTGGGGCAGCGCGACCGGGCGCGGGTGTGCTGGCGGGACGCCGAGGTGGTGTTCACGCAGCTGGGGTCGCCGGAACTGGCCGAGGTGCGGGCGCTGCTGGCGGCGGAGATCGCCGCCTGA
- a CDS encoding amidohydrolase family protein, translated as METFPKIISVDDHTVEPPNVWRDRLPSKYHDVGPRVVRAPLKEMTFLGGKFAPVMGAKGDDGPIGDWWVYEDLHRPLTRLDTAVGYSRDEIKLEVITYEQMRPGSFSVPDRLADMDVNHVQSALCFPTFPRFCGQTFTEAKDRELGLLGVRAYNDWMVEEWCGPEAHGRLIPLTLIPLWDARLAAAEVRRNAARGVRAVAFSEIPPHLGLPSIHTDEWDPFLEACNETGTVIAMHIGSSSRMPSTSADAPPAVGSTITFANCCFSMVDWLMSGKFERFPNLKIMYAEGQIGWIPYILERANVVWEENRGWGGVADKVLRPPSELFAEHVFGCFFDDAFGLKNLDSIGVANVLYETDYPHSDSTWPKSREVGEAQMGHLAPDVVDRIVRGNAIDLLGLSPEGLWTA; from the coding sequence ATGGAGACCTTCCCGAAGATCATCTCGGTGGACGACCACACGGTTGAGCCCCCCAACGTCTGGCGGGACCGGCTCCCGTCCAAGTACCACGACGTCGGCCCCCGCGTCGTCCGCGCCCCCTTGAAGGAAATGACCTTCCTCGGGGGCAAGTTCGCCCCCGTGATGGGGGCCAAGGGCGACGACGGACCGATAGGCGACTGGTGGGTGTACGAGGACCTGCACCGACCCCTCACCCGCCTCGACACGGCCGTCGGCTACAGCCGCGACGAGATCAAGCTCGAAGTCATCACGTACGAGCAGATGCGCCCGGGCTCCTTCTCGGTTCCCGACCGGCTCGCCGACATGGACGTCAACCACGTCCAGTCCGCCCTCTGCTTCCCGACCTTCCCGCGCTTCTGCGGCCAGACCTTCACCGAGGCCAAGGACCGCGAGCTCGGTCTGCTCGGCGTGCGCGCGTACAACGACTGGATGGTGGAGGAGTGGTGCGGCCCCGAGGCGCACGGCCGCCTCATCCCGCTCACCCTCATCCCGCTCTGGGACGCCCGCCTCGCCGCCGCCGAAGTCCGCCGCAACGCGGCCCGCGGGGTCCGCGCGGTCGCCTTCTCCGAGATCCCGCCCCACCTCGGGCTCCCCTCCATCCACACGGACGAGTGGGACCCCTTCCTGGAGGCGTGCAACGAGACCGGCACGGTCATCGCGATGCACATCGGCTCCTCCTCGCGCATGCCCTCCACCTCGGCGGACGCCCCGCCGGCCGTCGGCTCCACCATCACCTTCGCCAACTGCTGCTTCTCGATGGTGGACTGGCTGATGAGCGGCAAGTTCGAGCGCTTCCCGAACCTCAAGATCATGTACGCGGAGGGCCAGATCGGCTGGATCCCGTACATCCTGGAGCGCGCGAACGTGGTCTGGGAGGAGAACCGCGGCTGGGGCGGCGTCGCCGACAAGGTGCTGCGCCCGCCGTCCGAGCTCTTCGCGGAGCACGTCTTCGGCTGCTTCTTCGACGACGCCTTCGGCCTGAAGAACCTCGACTCCATCGGCGTCGCCAACGTCCTCTACGAGACGGACTACCCCCACTCCGACTCCACTTGGCCCAAGTCCCGCGAGGTGGGCGAGGCCCAGATGGGCCACCTGGCCCCGGACGTGGTGGACCGCATCGTGCGCGGCAACGCGATCGACCTGCTGGGGCTGAGCCCGGAGGGTCTCTGGACGGCCTAG